The following proteins are encoded in a genomic region of Oncorhynchus gorbuscha isolate QuinsamMale2020 ecotype Even-year linkage group LG11, OgorEven_v1.0, whole genome shotgun sequence:
- the LOC124047734 gene encoding E3 ubiquitin-protein ligase rnf213-alpha, translating into MFYFNEQTESKGASVDRHVEPMEVEQSAQGKGDASLSPTSPDFKRDNTSDASETPAGPPPESTVMVGSETDSIPSSVGLQDDTMEVEQSDHSKGDTKSDDSGTMEKKYPCPPPKRTDAGKMQVSARERLQIYFHAILSMDFNLDQNEDRLFVWAGEETGSWESNAVELTVTKELGVHGFLVEGILVTDQAASIPYQYIVYSSKKATYEYEYIDSTHRAGRRSLSVNTKLLDEEAAWHQYDDIICASPSKDVSKRIIQGREIAGKMMLQTIFELLHSWNDIQLNCFMKRLIQFEQSYRKPSLYAGINKNMKKQLNKDVQKLLKQFILESVLPQLLKKGEGRSPTIQDQMKAAVIVLYVCKHYEIPLERAEVAGLCFALCLPNMPKDEFLQYWTDFTQPVVLLKK; encoded by the exons atgttttactttaaTGAACAGACAGAGAGCAAAGGTGCCAGTGTTGACCGACACGTGGAGCCTATGGAGGTTGAGCAGTCTGCCCAAGGGAAAGGAGATGCCTCCCTTTCACCAACTAGTCCAGATTTTAAGAGGGACAACACAAGTGATGCCTCTGAAACTCCGGCTGGACCGCCGCCAGAAAG CACAGTCATGGTTGGATCAGAG acagacagcatcccCTCCAGTGTTGGCCTACAGGATGATACCATGGAGGTCGAGCAGTCTGACCATAGTAAAGGAGACACGAAAAGTGATGACTCTGGAACTATGGAGAAAAAGTATCCTTGTCCACCTCCAAAAAG GACAGACGCAGGGAAAATGCAGGTGTCGGCAAGAGAGAGACTTCAAATCTATTTCCACGCCATCCTCTCAATGGACTTCAATCTTGACCAGAATGAGGATCGCCTTTTCGTATGGGCAGGGGAGGAAACGGGGAGCTGGGAATCCAATGCAGTTGAGCTAACCGTGACAAA GGAACTGGGAGTGCATGGATTCTTAGTCGAAGGAATTCTGGTCACTGACCAAGCTGCGTCCATACCATACCAATATATTGTCTACAGTTCCAAAAAGGCAACGTATGAGTACGAGTACATTGATTCTACACATCGCGCCGGAAGAAGAAGTCTTTCTGTAAATACCAAACTACTCGATGAGGAAG cGGCTTGGCATCAGTATGATGACATTATCTGTGCCTCGCCATCCAAGGATGTGTCCAAAAGAATAATCCAAGGCAGAGAAATCGCAGGGAAGATGATGCTTCAGACTATTTTTGAACTCCTTCACAGCTGGAATGACATTCAACTCAACTGTTTCATGAAACGACTGATTCAATTTGAACAGAGTTACAGGAAACCGTCACTGTATGCAGGCATCAACAAGAATATgaaaaaacaattaaataaagAT GTTCAAAAGCTGCTGAAACAGTTCATTCTGGAGAGTGTGCTTCCTCAGCTGCtgaagaagggagagggaaggagtccCACTATTCAGGACCAAATGAAGGCCGCTGTGAtcgtactgtatgtgtgtaaacATTATGAGATCCCACTAGAGAGAGCAGAAGTCGCTGGTCTATGCTTTGCTCTCTGTCTGCCCAACATGCCTAAAGACGAGTTCCTGCAGTATTGGACAGATTTCACACAACCCGTCGTACTTCTCAAGAAGTGA